In a genomic window of Helianthus annuus cultivar XRQ/B chromosome 10, HanXRQr2.0-SUNRISE, whole genome shotgun sequence:
- the LOC110883795 gene encoding filamin-A-interacting protein 1 isoform X1 has product MDLPQETDDYIQESIDYSLGLPVSTRTLELKLMYSEESQRQLRNQYLCLKSKLQEKDDVIERVRAESTMNALAVKKFVEENQKLASECSNLLTECTKWEKECSLYHHDREALMEFGNEADNRAKEAEMRVRDLEQELTKLTEELMFYKQQAEAKQVGEMTKTESAEHFLVDTLLSTLISKDDVASTARSFLEANSGVEVCEKMLEMRESLKPSTQKVLALASEVKILKQEKDHLRHNLTTAEEEVKVLFEENNILDKENRRLMKLLQKERQLNNSGGNRNSASLKNNKRKCSPRDCSPIEKRLDFSESGSPRQILSPLRHNTPESRLHKK; this is encoded by the exons ATGGATCTTCCACAAGAAACCGATGATTACATTCAAGAATCGATAGATTATTCGCTTGGTCTTCCGGTATCGACACGTACTCTGGAACTAAAGCTTATGTATTCTGAAGAATCCCAGAGACAACTTCGCAATCAGTACTTGTGTTTGAAATCCAAATTGCAAGAGAAAGATGACGTCATCGAGCGTGTTAgg GCCGAATCAACAATGAATGCACTAGCTGTAAAGAAGTTTGTCGAAGAGAATCAGAAATTGGCTTCCGAATGTTCTAACTTGTTAACAGAATGTACTAAATGGGAGAAAGAGTGTTCGTTGTATCACCATGACCGAGAAGCGTTAATGGAATTTGGGAATGAGGCTGATAACAGAGCTAAGGAGGCGGAGATGCGTGTTCGTGATTTAGAACAAGAGTTGACTAAGTTGACCGAAGAATTGATGTTCTATAAGCAGCAAGCTGAGGCCAAACAG GTTGGCGAGATGACAAAAACTGAATCTGCTGAACATTTTCTCGTTGATACGTTATTATCAACTTTAATCAGCAAAGATGATGTGGCATCAACAGCGCGTTCTTTCTTAGAGGCAAACAGTGGGGTGGAAGTGTGCGAAAAGATGCTGGAAATGCGGGAAAG CTTGAAGCCATCAACACAAAAAGTTTTAGCACTGGCTTCGGAGGTGAAGATACTTAAGCAAGAAAAGGATCATTTAAGGCATAATCTCACTACAGCTGAAGAGGAG GTCAAAGTCCTGTTTGAAGAAAACAATATATTGGACAAGGAGAATAGGAGATTGATGAAGTTACTCCAAAAAGAAAGACAACTAAACAATTCTGGTGGAAACCGTAACAGTGCATCCTTGAAG AATAATAAACGGAAGTGTAGTCCAAGAGATTGCAGTCCAATTGAGAAGAGACTTGACTTCAGTGAGTCTGGTTCACCAAGACAGATATTGTCTCCTTTGAGACACAACACACCCGAATCTCGATTGCACAAAAAGTGA
- the LOC110883795 gene encoding filamin-A-interacting protein 1 isoform X2 has translation MDLPQETDDYIQESIDYSLGLPVSTRTLELKLMYSEESQRQLRNQYLCLKSKLQEKDDVIERVRAESTMNALAVKKFVEENQKLASECSNLLTECTKWEKECSLYHHDREALMEFGNEADNRAKEAEMRVRDLEQELTKLTEELMFYKQQAEAKQVGEMTKTESAEHFLVDTLLSTLISKDDVASTARSFLEANSGVEVCEKMLEMRESLKPSTQKVLALASEVKILKQEKDHLRHNLTTAEEEVKVLFEENNILDKENRRLMKLLQKERQLNNSGGNRNSASLKVSNLR, from the exons ATGGATCTTCCACAAGAAACCGATGATTACATTCAAGAATCGATAGATTATTCGCTTGGTCTTCCGGTATCGACACGTACTCTGGAACTAAAGCTTATGTATTCTGAAGAATCCCAGAGACAACTTCGCAATCAGTACTTGTGTTTGAAATCCAAATTGCAAGAGAAAGATGACGTCATCGAGCGTGTTAgg GCCGAATCAACAATGAATGCACTAGCTGTAAAGAAGTTTGTCGAAGAGAATCAGAAATTGGCTTCCGAATGTTCTAACTTGTTAACAGAATGTACTAAATGGGAGAAAGAGTGTTCGTTGTATCACCATGACCGAGAAGCGTTAATGGAATTTGGGAATGAGGCTGATAACAGAGCTAAGGAGGCGGAGATGCGTGTTCGTGATTTAGAACAAGAGTTGACTAAGTTGACCGAAGAATTGATGTTCTATAAGCAGCAAGCTGAGGCCAAACAG GTTGGCGAGATGACAAAAACTGAATCTGCTGAACATTTTCTCGTTGATACGTTATTATCAACTTTAATCAGCAAAGATGATGTGGCATCAACAGCGCGTTCTTTCTTAGAGGCAAACAGTGGGGTGGAAGTGTGCGAAAAGATGCTGGAAATGCGGGAAAG CTTGAAGCCATCAACACAAAAAGTTTTAGCACTGGCTTCGGAGGTGAAGATACTTAAGCAAGAAAAGGATCATTTAAGGCATAATCTCACTACAGCTGAAGAGGAG GTCAAAGTCCTGTTTGAAGAAAACAATATATTGGACAAGGAGAATAGGAGATTGATGAAGTTACTCCAAAAAGAAAGACAACTAAACAATTCTGGTGGAAACCGTAACAGTGCATCCTTGAAGGTAAGTAATCTAAGATGA